Part of the Crossiella cryophila genome, CGTCGTCCCCGAAGCGGGCGCCCCCCGCTCCAGCACCAGCACCCGCAGCCCGGCCCGCCGCAGCGCGTACGCGCACGCCGCCCCGATCACCCCGGCCCCGACCACCACGACGTCCGCCGACAACACCCACCTCCCATCGTTCAGTAAAATGAACGATGCCGAGGCTAAGTCCCGGATCGGCCGCCGTCAACGGCGGCTACTCAGCCGGGTGCTCCAGCAGCAGCACCGAGCGCACCTCGCCGTCCACGGCCGCGTACTGGTGCGGGGTGCCCGCACGGAACCGCACGTAGTCCCCTGGGCCGATCTCGTGCACTCGCCCGTGCACTGTCACGCGCAACGTCCCGGTCACCACCGCGGTATGTTCGAACCCCGGGTGACCTGCGGATTCCTGCACCACGCCCGGTCGCACCCGCTGGTCGTAGACCTCCACCACCGCGCCGCCGTGCTCGATCCGCCGGAGCAGGCGCAGATCAACCGCCTCGCCGCTGAGCACCTCCAGGTCGGCCGAGCGCACCACCACCACGTCCGGGTCGGCCTGTTCAGTCAGCAAACTGGAAACCGGGACATCAAGAGCGTTCGACAAACTGAACACCGTCTCGATGGTGGGGTTGCCCGACCCGGACTCCAGCTGGGAGAGCGTGCCCTTGGCGATGCCGGATCGCCTGGCGAGTTCGGACAGCGAGATGCCCAGCGCCTCCCGCCGTTCCCGCAGGTTCACGCCGAGCACCTGACCGGCCCGCTGACTCGTCATGCCGCCTCCTCCACCGTGCGGCCCATCGCACCACACCTGCCCGCCTGGTATGCAGGAGGACATGCCAACCGTGCACACCCTCGGCGGTGCGAAGGACCCGGACCAGCTCGGTCGCACCCTGATGCACGAGCACGTGTTCATCCAGGACACCGAGATCATGGCCAACTACCCGCACCTGTGGGACGAGTCCGCGGAGATCGACAACGCGGTGGCCCGGCTCCAGGCCCTGCGCGACACGGGCATCTCCGCCATCGCCGATCCCACCGTGCTGGGCCTGGGCCGGGACATCCCGCGCCTGCTCCGGGTGGCCGCGCGGGTGCCGGAGCTGACGATCATCGTCGCCACCGGCCTCTACACCTACCGCGACGTGCCGCTGACCCTGCACCACCGCGGCCCCGGCACCACCCTCGGCGGCGAGGACCCGCTGATCCCGCTGTTCCTGCGCGACCTCACCGAGGGCATCGCGGACACCGGGGTGCGTGCCGCGTTCCTCAAGTGCGCCGCCGACATCCACGGCCTGACCCCGGACGTCACCCGGGTGCTGCACGCGGTGATCGCCGCCCACCACCAGACCGGCGCGCCGATCACCGTGCACACCAGCGTCACCAACAACACGCCCCTGGAGGTCCAGGACCTGCTCAAGGCCGAGGGCGTGGACCTGTCCAGGGTGGTGCTCGGCCACGTCGGCGACACCACCGACCTGGATCTGCTGAAACGCCTGGCGGACAACGGTTCCTACCTCGGCATGGACCGCTTCGGGCTGGACCTGGCGATCACCGCCGAGCAGCGGATCGAGACCGTCCGGGCGCTGTGCGCGGCGGGTTACGCGGAGCGGATGGTGCTGTCCCAGGACAGTTGCAGCCACATCGACTGGTTCCCGCCCGGCGTCAAGGAACAGATTCTGCCCAACTGGCGCTACGACTACCTCAGCGGCACCGTCATCCCGACCCTGCTGTCCCAGGGCGTGCCGCAGTCGGACATCGACCAGATGCTGATCACCAACCCCCGCGACTACTTCACCCCCGCCTGAGCCCACTGCCGTACGCATATCGCCGGCGTATCGGAAACCGCATACGGGCTGACAACGTCCGGCTGCCTTGACTGGCGGCATGCCCCTCGGTGAATCAGCACGAACGGCACCCCGTCGCACCCGGCCGGCGATCCTGATCGCCCTCGCGGTCGGTGTCACGGCGCTTGTCGGTGTCTTCCTGCACCAGTTGCCTTCCCTTTCGCCCGACTCGGCCATCGAAATCCCGCACGGCGACCGGCATGGCCCACCCGGTCTCACCATGGCCGACGGCTCCGTCCCTGACGGCGTGACGGTCTTCGTCACCGACATTCCGGCGGTGACCAAACTCAAACCGGCACTGCTCGACGCCCTGCGCAAGGCCGCGAAGGACGCCGAGGAGGTCGGCATCCAGTTCGTCGTCAACAGCGGCTGGCGTTCCGCGGAACACCAGGAACGGATGCTCCGCGACGCCGTCTCGAAGTACGGCTCGAAAGAGGAGGCCGCCCGCTGGGTGGCCACCGCGGAGAAATCGCTGCACGTCTCCGGGGACGCGGTCGACCTGGGGCCGGCCAAAGCTACGACGTGGCTGGCCAAACACGGCGCCGAGTACGGCCTGTGCCGGATCTACGGCAACGAGCCCTGGCATTTCGAGCTACGCCCCAAGGCCGTCCGGAACGGCTGTCCACTCCCGTACGCCGACCCAACCCAGGATCCGAGGATGCGACGATGACCAGCGAATTCGGTAGACGTTCGGCGTTGCGGGCGATGGCCGCACTGGCCGGTACCGCCGCCGCGGCGCCACTGCTGGGCCAGTCGGCCCTGGCCCAGCCCGGCTCCGGCGGTGACGCGGACGCACTGTTCAAGGCCGGGAAGTTCGACCAGGCCGGCCGCGCCTACGAGAAAATCCTGACCACCGATCCCGGCAACGCGCACGCCGCCCGCCAGCGCGGTTATGTGGGGCTGCTGTCCAACAATTTCCCGGACGCCGAGAAATACCTCACCACGGCCATCACCCTGGCACCCGACAACAGGGAGGCCAACCGGCTGCTGGCCGACTGCTACACCCGGCAGGACAAATTCGCCCTCGCCGCGCCGCGTTGCCAGGCAGCGGGCCAGGAATCCGCCGCCAAGTTGCTCGCGGCCTTCCGCGGCGAGCCGTACCAGATCCACGGTGACCTCGCCCGGCTGCCGTGGAAACAGCTCGACCCGGTTCCGCTGATGGAGGTCTCACTCAACGGCGGACCGCCGAAGAACCTCTCCTTCTACACCCGGGTCGCGCCCCTGACCCTGTCGGCGAAAGCGGCCGCCGACGCCGGACTGCAGGTCGTGTCCAAGGACCAGATCGAGTTCGAGGGCAAAATCCACTGGAGCTACTACGGGATCCTGGACTCCCTCAGACTGGGCGAGATCGAGCTGCGCAACATCCCCGTCCGCTGGTCCGACGGCGAAGCCCGCCACGGATCGGACGGACTGATCGGCACCTGGATCCTGTACCACTTCCTGACCACCATCGACTACGCCGGCCGAGCACTGATCCTGCGCCGCCGAACCCCCGAAACGGCAAGGAAAGTCCGCGCCGACGCCGAACGAGCGGGCGCCGAACCCCTGCCGCTGTGGCTGGCCCGCGAACATCTGCTGTTCAGCCGGGGCAGCGTCGTCGACTCCGGCCCCCGGGTGGCCGGCCTGAACATCGGCGGCTCCGGCGAGATGATGGCGGGCATGACCCAGGAAACGGCCAAGCAGCTACGGGTCCGCATCGACCACGACCGCCCACTGGAAACCTCGGCCGGCGGCCAGTTCCTCACCACCTATCCCTGTTACCCGAGGGAGGTACGCCTCGGCAACGCCACCGCCAGGGACAGCTACTGCTACGCCAACGACCAGCCCGCCCTCGGCCGCGAAGGCTTCGACGTCCTGGTCCACTTCTCGCACTCCTTCTACAAGCCGTACAACATCACCCTCGACTTCACCGCCATGACCGTCCACATCGCCCGAGGCAAATCCACCTAGCCTCCTGGAACAAAAGCGAAGATCAAGAGCGCCCTCGCCGGACGGGCACAAATCAAAGGATGGGAAACCGCTCGGGAGGAGTTCGAAAAGCCACCCCGCCCGCCCACAACGGCCAACACACCGTCCACAACGGCCAACACCCTGTACCAGAACGGCCAACACGCCGGCTGGGGTTCAAGCTCCCGGCGTGTTGGCCGTTCTGGGACGGCGTGTTGGCCGTTGTTGTACCGTGTGTTGGCCGTTCTTGTACGCCAGGTTGGCTGTTGTTGTACGTCCCTCTCTCAGCCCAGGCGTTCGATGATGGTGACGTTGGCTTGGCCGCCGCCCTCGCACATCGTCTGCAGCCCGAACCGCCCGCCGGTGCGTTCCAGTTCGTTCAGCAAGGTCCCCATCAGCTTGGTCCCGGTCGCACCGATCGGATGGCCGAGGGCGATGGCGCCGCCGTTGACGTTGACCTTCTCCCACGGGGCCTTGACCTCGCGCAT contains:
- a CDS encoding phosphotriesterase family protein — translated: MPTVHTLGGAKDPDQLGRTLMHEHVFIQDTEIMANYPHLWDESAEIDNAVARLQALRDTGISAIADPTVLGLGRDIPRLLRVAARVPELTIIVATGLYTYRDVPLTLHHRGPGTTLGGEDPLIPLFLRDLTEGIADTGVRAAFLKCAADIHGLTPDVTRVLHAVIAAHHQTGAPITVHTSVTNNTPLEVQDLLKAEGVDLSRVVLGHVGDTTDLDLLKRLADNGSYLGMDRFGLDLAITAEQRIETVRALCAAGYAERMVLSQDSCSHIDWFPPGVKEQILPNWRYDYLSGTVIPTLLSQGVPQSDIDQMLITNPRDYFTPA
- a CDS encoding helix-turn-helix domain-containing protein, which gives rise to MTSQRAGQVLGVNLRERREALGISLSELARRSGIAKGTLSQLESGSGNPTIETVFSLSNALDVPVSSLLTEQADPDVVVVRSADLEVLSGEAVDLRLLRRIEHGGAVVEVYDQRVRPGVVQESAGHPGFEHTAVVTGTLRVTVHGRVHEIGPGDYVRFRAGTPHQYAAVDGEVRSVLLLEHPAE
- a CDS encoding M15 family metallopeptidase — encoded protein: MPSLSPDSAIEIPHGDRHGPPGLTMADGSVPDGVTVFVTDIPAVTKLKPALLDALRKAAKDAEEVGIQFVVNSGWRSAEHQERMLRDAVSKYGSKEEAARWVATAEKSLHVSGDAVDLGPAKATTWLAKHGAEYGLCRIYGNEPWHFELRPKAVRNGCPLPYADPTQDPRMRR
- a CDS encoding tetratricopeptide repeat protein; protein product: MTSEFGRRSALRAMAALAGTAAAAPLLGQSALAQPGSGGDADALFKAGKFDQAGRAYEKILTTDPGNAHAARQRGYVGLLSNNFPDAEKYLTTAITLAPDNREANRLLADCYTRQDKFALAAPRCQAAGQESAAKLLAAFRGEPYQIHGDLARLPWKQLDPVPLMEVSLNGGPPKNLSFYTRVAPLTLSAKAAADAGLQVVSKDQIEFEGKIHWSYYGILDSLRLGEIELRNIPVRWSDGEARHGSDGLIGTWILYHFLTTIDYAGRALILRRRTPETARKVRADAERAGAEPLPLWLAREHLLFSRGSVVDSGPRVAGLNIGGSGEMMAGMTQETAKQLRVRIDHDRPLETSAGGQFLTTYPCYPREVRLGNATARDSYCYANDQPALGREGFDVLVHFSHSFYKPYNITLDFTAMTVHIARGKST